Proteins encoded in a region of the Xiphophorus couchianus chromosome 11, X_couchianus-1.0, whole genome shotgun sequence genome:
- the cd248b gene encoding endosialin: MLNIKRSSSSCSSMTLLYIVWLLTVCVAPGSQGQRMKEPDGEQQVAEAQLGEKDAICNQEGCFAVFLQKKAFREARQACLDQGGTLVTMYTREAAGVVHNLLSGTAVHGSRARLRLWIGLHRPPRQCSTTKPLRGFVWVTGNQEAQFSNWIRKEMPNTCAVPRCVAMTVHTSDAAGESGENFRWAEGPCVMKLDGFICQYTYSMMCSPLKDEGGGPTVYETPFHFKSTQLTHVPYGSVADMPCPTDSSNPDAPSRESALCIERDDGTVGWSTDAPLCSSGSPRQTQDWCSGEHECEQHCQNRNEDYYCFCSEGYILNEDGYSCKLDPLSQTDPPELSDSAFATDKTPVNRICVDMGCEYDCSITSRSTRCTCPPGYQIGPGGRKCLDVDECQQQPCPQLCVNTPGTFHCTCYPGYQPDNTDECVDIDECLDEGTCAGTCQNTEGSFNCLCDPGFVSNSEGECIDLDECTEYSPCDQQCNNFVGGYQCNCKLGFELKKDGLTCQPSTYDGEYSTLNPDPSIYDDLDTPWSTLDPFFKADVNWLTDSPQRPTPDMAHQSDNHLNQWDHLSPKQYQTASSPTQKMRTGNNIEDDAHTGGGNSNDQKVIEIAKKPTSGTEEAETPKIDRTGETNSTTAVKDGSDDVKRKHDKSWLLVALLVPLCVFLVVMLALGIVYCTSCAVDKSLSFADCYRWVLPATPPERRESKTRA, translated from the exons ATGCTAAATATCAAAAGGAGTAGTAGCAGTTGCAGCAGCATGACTCTCCTGTATATCGTCTGGCTGCTGACAGTTTGTGTGGCTCCTGGGAGTCAGGGCCAGAGAATGAAGGAGCCTGATGGGGAGCAGCAAGTAGCTGAAGCCCAGCTGGGCGAGAAGGACGCCATCTGCAACCAGGAGGGATGCTTTGCCGTCTTCTTACAGAAGAAGGCCTTCAGGGAAGCTAGGCAGGCCTGCCTGGATCAAGGTGGAACCCTGGTGACGATGTACACTCGTGAAGCGGCGGGTGTGGTTCACAACCTGCTGTCAGGAACTGCTGTGCATGGATCAAGGGCCAGGCTTCGTCTCTGGATCGGGCTGCACCGACCTCCACGCCAGTGTTCAACCACAAAACCACTCAGAGGATTCGTCTGGGTCACAG GAAACCAGGAAGCTCAGTTCTCCAACTGGATCCGTAAAGAAATGCCCAACACTTGTGCAGTACCTCGCTGTGTGGCCATGACTGTGCATACGTCTGACGCCGCAGGAGAGAGCGGCGAGAATTTCCGTTGGGCTGAAGGACCTTGCGTCATGAAACTGGATGGATTTATTTGCCAGTACACCTACAGCATGATGTGTTCACCCCTGAAGGATGAGGGTGGAGGTCCCACTGTCTATGAAACcccatttcatttcaaaagtaCCCAATTGACCCATGTGCCTTATGGGTCTGTAGCTGACATGCCATGTCCTACAGACAGCTCAAATCCAGATGCACCTTCCAGGGAATCAGCACTGTGTATTGAAAGAGATGATGGCACAGTGGGTTGGTCTACAGATGCCCCTCTTTGCTCTTCCGGTTCACCCAGACAAACCCAGGACTGGTGTAGCGGTGAGCATGAATGTGAGCAGCACTGCCAGAACAGGAATGAGGATTACTACTGTTTCTGCTCTGAGGGCTACATATTAAATGAAGATGGCTACAGCTGCAAGTTGGACCCTCTGAGCCAAACTGACCCTCCAGAGCTATCAGATTCTGCTTTTGCCACAGACAAGACCCCAGTCAATCGGATCTGTGTGGATATGGGTTGTGAATATGACTGCTCAATAACATCTCGGAGCACTCGCTGCACCTGCCCCCCAGGCTACCAAATAGGTCCAGGTGGACGCAAGTGTTTGGATGTGGATGAATGCCAACAGCAGCCGTGTCCGCAACTTTGTGTCAACACTCCAGGCACATTTCACTGCACCTGTTACCCAGGATACCAGCCAGACAATACAGATGAATGTGTGGACATAGATGAGTGCCTGGATGAAGGCACCTGTGCAGGGACTTGTCAGAACACTGAGGGTTCTTTCAACTGTCTGTGTGACCCTGGCTTTGTATCGAACAGTGAAGGAGAATGTATAGATTTGGATGAGTGCACAGAGTATTCACCTTGTGACCAGCAGTGTAATAACTTTGTTGGAGGGTACCAGTGCAACTGTAAACTTGGCTTTGAACTGAAGAAGGACGGACTTACCTGCCAACCTTCAACTTATGACGGAGAATATTCCACTCTGAACCCTGACCCCAGTATTTACGATGATCTGGATACTCCCTGGTCCACTCTTGATCCCTTTTTCAAAGCTGATGTCAACTGGCTGACAGATTCCCCTCAGAGACCCACCCCTGACATGGCTCATCAGTCAGATAACCACCTAAACCAATGGGATCACTTATCACCAAAGCAATACCAGACAGCCTCATCCCCAACCCAAAAGATGAGAACAGGCAACAACATTGAAGATGATGCTCATACAGGAGGTGGCAACTCCAATGATCAGAAAGTAATTGAAATTGCAAAGAAGCCCACAAGTGGGACTGAGGAGGCTGAGACACCTAAAATAGACAGAACAGGTGAAACCAATAGTACAACAGCGGTTAAAGACGGATCTGATGATGTGAAACGCAAGCATGACAAGAGCTGGCTACTGGTGGCTCTTCTCGTCCCTCTGTGCGTGTTCCTGGTGGTGATGTTGGCTTTGGGAATCGTCTACTGTACCAGCTGTGCAGTAGACAAGAGCCTCAGCTTTGCAGACTGCTATCGCTGGGTGCTCCCTGCAACACCCCCAGAGAGGAGGGAAAGCAAAACCCGCGCTTGA